Proteins found in one Patescibacteria group bacterium genomic segment:
- a CDS encoding GNAT family N-acetyltransferase codes for MVRKSSTTPSQKGFMLQIRTSQSKDIIFSSEISNITKSDQHLSFRSVKQIDKSIREGNFLFALRGKELAGFAEVVRIWRNWYAIFSFFVRPKYRRQGISKLLLHKIITSNQDDYLYAATSNKIMLNILEINRFERYKFKCLPVLFLTDYFIKRFLNLQLFGNIGLLDQYWYYLVRSPNN; via the coding sequence ATGGTTCGGAAATCATCAACGACTCCCAGCCAAAAAGGTTTTATGTTACAAATTAGAACAAGTCAATCTAAAGATATAATTTTTAGCTCTGAAATTTCTAATATAACCAAATCTGACCAGCACCTTTCATTTAGATCAGTTAAGCAAATTGATAAATCAATTAGAGAAGGTAACTTCTTATTTGCTCTTAGGGGAAAAGAGCTTGCTGGTTTTGCAGAAGTCGTAAGAATTTGGCGGAATTGGTATGCAATTTTTTCTTTCTTTGTAAGACCTAAATATCGTCGTCAAGGAATTTCTAAACTTCTTCTTCATAAAATTATTACATCCAACCAAGACGATTACTTGTACGCCGCTACTTCTAATAAAATTATGTTAAACATTTTAGAGATAAATAGATTTGAGCGATATAAATTTAAATGTTTACCCGTTCTTTTCCTAACTGATTACTTCATTAAAAGATTTCTAAATTTACAATTATTTGGTAATATAGGTCTTCTAGACCAATATTGGTACTACCTAGTTCGATCACCTAATAATTAA
- a CDS encoding GNAT family protein — MSKILIKVDKDLYLKTWSLKNSAELFALTDKNRAYLQPWLPWVPNVKTEADSKKFIRESLQEMKDDKGIEMGIWLADKLVGCIGLHGLSKPNRRASLGYWLSKNQQKKGIMTRSVKALVDYSFKILNLNRIGLEASTENVSSCAIAKKLGFVKEGVVRQFEFVDGRFLDCQVCSVLKSEWK; from the coding sequence ATGTCAAAAATTCTAATTAAAGTTGATAAGGATTTATATCTTAAGACATGGAGTTTAAAAAACTCTGCCGAGTTATTTGCGCTTACTGATAAAAACAGGGCATATTTACAGCCTTGGTTACCATGGGTTCCAAATGTTAAAACTGAAGCAGATTCAAAAAAGTTTATTCGTGAATCACTTCAAGAAATGAAAGACGATAAGGGAATAGAAATGGGAATTTGGTTAGCAGATAAGTTAGTTGGATGTATCGGCTTACACGGATTAAGTAAACCAAATCGTAGGGCAAGCCTGGGATATTGGTTAAGTAAGAATCAACAAAAGAAAGGAATAATGACACGGTCGGTCAAGGCATTGGTTGATTATTCCTTTAAGATACTTAATCTTAATCGTATTGGCTTAGAAGCTTCCACTGAAAATGTTTCAAGTTGTGCTATCGCCAAAAAATTGGGCTTTGTTAAAGAAGGCGTTGTTCGACAATTCGAGTTTGTTGACGGGAGATTTTTGGATTGCCAAGTGTGCAGTGTGTTAAAGTCTGAATGGAAATAA
- a CDS encoding methyltransferase domain-containing protein: MDEISKDEFRVKQIDVKAKEAGRGRLVSTYRPVEIMFAATGKEPTDLRGKEILNLGAGRTHWGFELTSKYKVVAKKFENFDISYAEQSGPRRLAGKIFMAESIGDIKNELPYRDNSFDVLWCSYAPTNWQEFVRITKPGGEIFVLGGNYDEEFTERLSHQLGIPVTCQKIDERKIDKWASLAGRHRNAVSSLLGKNVLVVKKPKEEIRE, encoded by the coding sequence ATGGATGAAATCAGCAAAGACGAATTTCGGGTAAAGCAGATAGATGTAAAAGCCAAAGAAGCAGGCAGGGGAAGATTAGTTTCTACATATAGACCAGTGGAGATAATGTTTGCTGCGACAGGGAAAGAGCCTACAGACTTAAGAGGAAAAGAGATTCTAAACCTAGGGGCAGGAAGAACTCATTGGGGTTTTGAGTTAACGAGTAAGTATAAAGTGGTTGCCAAAAAATTTGAAAATTTTGATATTAGTTATGCCGAGCAATCTGGCCCAAGGAGGTTAGCGGGAAAGATATTTATGGCAGAGTCTATTGGTGATATAAAAAACGAACTACCTTATAGAGATAACTCCTTTGATGTTCTCTGGTGTTCATACGCTCCTACAAATTGGCAAGAATTTGTAAGGATAACTAAGCCAGGAGGAGAAATTTTTGTTTTAGGAGGAAATTATGACGAAGAATTTACAGAAAGATTAAGTCATCAGCTTGGCATTCCAGTAACTTGCCAGAAGATAGACGAAAGGAAAATAGATAAATGGGCAAGCCTAGCTGGGCGTCATAGAAACGCCGTGTCGTCTTTATTAGGTAAAAATGTTCTGGTAGTTAAAAAACCCAAAGAAGAGATTAGAGAGTAG